One Helianthus annuus cultivar XRQ/B chromosome 12, HanXRQr2.0-SUNRISE, whole genome shotgun sequence genomic region harbors:
- the LOC110896253 gene encoding uncharacterized protein LOC110896253, which translates to MSGTAGQNPIIIQKEENSLSQFQCPILKPTNYTVWAIRIKTILEANGLWETIEPAENATVDTKKDKSAIAYLFQAIPEDVVLQVASCKTAKEIWDNLKVRHVGVDQVQKARMHTLLSEFELLQMKDDDTIDSFTAKINSIVTRATEVGTTLSQPTLVRKLLNGVPDKFTQIVASMEQYSDLETMTLEEAVGRLKTYEERLKLKKKESPVNNLEELLYAGHGQHVGNHGRGRFRPSRGRRRGNYQHRGEGHTSYESEGTDKPQMDDSKQETPTMRDKSKITCYRCEKLGHYAYECPTKKTKENETLLVEIEDDDEPALLMCLHIEEK; encoded by the coding sequence ATGTCAGGAACAGCCGGACAAAATCCAATAATAATACAGAAAGAAGAAAACTCACtttcccagtttcagtgtccgattctgaaaccaacaaactatacggTTTGGGCTATTCGTATCAAGACGATCCTTGAAGCGAATGGTTTGTGGGAAACGATCGAACCGGCAGAAAATGCAACGGTAGACACTAAGAAAGACAAGTCTGCAATTGCATATCTGTTTCAAGCAATACCAGAAGATgttgtattgcaagttgcaagTTGTAAGACTGCAAAGGAAATTTGGGATAATCTAAAGGTTAGACACGTTGGTGTTGATCAGGTACAAAAGGCGCGTATGCACACGCTATTATCAGAATTTGAATTATTGCAAATGAAGGATGACGACACTATTGATTCGTTTACCGCAAAGATTAATAGTATCGTTACCCGGGCAACTGAAGTAGGAACGACATTGAGTCAACCGACTCTAGTACGCAAACTCCTAAATGGCGTACCGGATAAGTTTACTCAAATCGTTGCCTCCATGGAACAATACTCCGATCTAGAAACTATGACACTAGAAGAAGCGGTCGGTAGATTAAAAACGTATGAAGAAAGGTTAAAGTTGAAGAAAAAGGAAAGCCCCGTGAACAATCTAGAAGAACTCCTGTATGCGGGTCATGGACAACATGTTGGAAATCATGGACGAGGGAGATTCCGTCCATCGCGAGGCCGAAGGAGAGGAAATTATCAACATAGGGGTGAAGGGCACACCTCTTACGAGTCGGAAGGAACCGACAAACCACAAATGGATGATAGCAAGCAAGAGACACCAACTATGAGAGATAAGTCGAAAATCACTTGCTACAGATGTGAGAAACTTGGGCACTATGCCTACGAATGCCCAACCAAGAAAACCAAGGAAAATGAGACACTCTTGGTTGAaatagaagatgatgatgaaccgGCACTTCTGATGTGCCTACACATTGAAGAGAAGTAG